Proteins encoded together in one Pseudoxanthobacter soli DSM 19599 window:
- a CDS encoding tyrosine-type recombinase/integrase yields MRVHLKGIASASFKLANGQTKKHYYAWRGGPAIKDGSEYLQPGDPRFIPVAMALIGQKQKSASTTFQTLIDLYLDSDEYLSCSERTRTDYRNLISARPDNIEKNFGKMPLSAFTEKNRATTRGIFKEWRDMLARRSRRQADYAWVVLARICSVAVDRGKIPTNPCEKGGRLYRADRSEQVWTDEDEQKFLASAPEHLRLAILLAIWTGQRQGDLLKLTWTAYDGQTIRFRQGKTRARITIPVGAPLKAALDTEIAKRRGTLILLTAAGTPWTPDGFRASWRKAVAKAGISGLTFHDLRGTAITRLAVAGGTVPEIAALTGHTLKDVESILDAHYLSRGSGLAESAIIKLEAHVKGAEKTKE; encoded by the coding sequence ATGCGGGTTCATCTGAAGGGAATTGCCAGTGCGTCCTTCAAGCTGGCCAACGGGCAGACGAAGAAACATTATTACGCTTGGCGCGGTGGCCCGGCCATCAAGGATGGAAGTGAATATCTCCAGCCGGGAGACCCGCGCTTCATTCCCGTCGCGATGGCCCTGATCGGACAGAAGCAGAAAAGCGCGTCGACGACCTTCCAGACCCTGATCGATCTCTATCTCGATTCGGACGAGTACCTCTCGTGTAGCGAACGTACGAGAACGGATTACAGGAATCTGATCTCGGCGCGGCCGGACAACATCGAAAAGAACTTCGGGAAAATGCCGCTTTCCGCCTTCACCGAGAAGAACCGGGCCACGACCCGCGGCATCTTCAAGGAGTGGCGGGACATGCTCGCGCGGCGATCGAGGCGACAGGCCGATTACGCGTGGGTGGTGCTGGCACGGATATGCTCGGTCGCCGTCGACCGCGGGAAAATACCGACGAACCCGTGCGAGAAGGGTGGCAGGCTCTACAGGGCGGACCGGTCAGAGCAGGTATGGACGGACGAGGATGAGCAGAAGTTCCTCGCCAGCGCGCCCGAGCACCTCCGCCTCGCTATCCTGCTGGCCATATGGACAGGGCAGCGGCAGGGCGACCTGCTGAAGCTCACCTGGACGGCCTATGATGGCCAGACGATCCGGTTCCGGCAGGGCAAGACGCGCGCGCGAATCACGATCCCGGTGGGCGCCCCGCTGAAGGCAGCGCTCGACACGGAGATAGCGAAAAGGCGCGGGACGCTGATTCTGCTAACGGCCGCAGGCACGCCATGGACACCGGATGGGTTCCGCGCGTCCTGGCGGAAGGCTGTCGCCAAGGCCGGAATCAGTGGCCTGACGTTCCATGATCTGAGAGGCACCGCGATCACGCGCCTCGCCGTCGCAGGCGGCACGGTTCCGGAGATCGCGGCCCTCACCGGGCACACCCTGAAGGACGTCGAATCGATCCTGGATGCCCACTATCTCAGTCGCGGATCGGGCCTCGCGGAGAGCGCGATCATCAAACTCGAAGCGCACGTGAAGGGCGCCGAAAAGACCAAGGAGTGA
- a CDS encoding TetR/AcrR family transcriptional regulator — protein MTSITQTSTSSRHAENDSADARRPRRVGQEEKRRRIVNAARRVFTTLGYDRASMNDIAVEAGVSKPTLYVYFEHKEALFAALVEELRATLPECNAILDADVEDVRGTLIRHASRLVVKLTRPDHVAFMRMVIGAANAFPELGRMTYAAGPEVGRERVAQFFAEQSRRGRLNVPDPYLAASQFLSLSQATFAKQMLFNVGEVPTEAEIRAYVEPAVDMFLSIYGVRESAGPEQKIAVAS, from the coding sequence GTGACGTCGATAACGCAGACTTCCACTTCCTCGCGCCACGCGGAGAACGATTCCGCCGATGCGCGCCGGCCTCGCCGGGTTGGTCAGGAGGAAAAGCGACGACGCATCGTGAATGCGGCTCGCCGGGTCTTCACCACTCTCGGCTATGATCGTGCGAGCATGAATGACATCGCCGTCGAGGCGGGCGTGTCCAAGCCGACGCTCTATGTCTATTTCGAGCACAAGGAGGCGCTGTTTGCAGCGCTTGTTGAGGAACTGCGCGCCACCTTGCCGGAATGCAACGCGATTCTCGATGCCGATGTCGAGGACGTCCGGGGCACGCTGATCCGTCACGCCAGCCGCCTCGTTGTCAAACTGACGCGGCCGGACCACGTGGCGTTCATGCGTATGGTGATCGGCGCGGCCAACGCGTTCCCGGAGCTCGGGCGCATGACCTATGCGGCCGGACCGGAAGTCGGCCGTGAGCGCGTGGCGCAATTCTTTGCCGAACAGTCGCGGCGCGGCCGCCTCAACGTGCCGGATCCGTATCTCGCCGCGTCGCAGTTCCTGTCGCTTTCCCAAGCGACCTTTGCAAAGCAGATGCTGTTCAATGTGGGCGAGGTACCGACTGAGGCTGAAATCCGTGCCTATGTCGAGCCGGCCGTGGACATGTTCCTGAGCATCTACGGCGTCCGCGAATCAGCTGGCCCCGAGCAGAAGATCGCCGTGGCGTCGTGA
- a CDS encoding ParB/RepB/Spo0J family partition protein, translating into MIDSRLNAPFTLVPIASLAFGHEAAPPLNARRHDRDAEIAALAESIVHHGLIQPLTVTVIDGRTYVVDGNRRLAALRRLQGEQRLYQDEAAPCVLQSQQLAGEISLAANVMRLPLHPADQYEAFRALADDGQSEADIAARFGLDTRAVRRTLALGRLHPVVLDGWRAGRIDAAEAQLFTLARDQGHQAEVYGRLAGKDTLDRYYIRRELGVLDDWEVNQQMAFVGAEAYRAAGGYIAEDLFGDRIVIHDRPLLARLAEEKLGAIIVSLVEDGWSWAHHKRDVPGAIYRWKQMDAAPAAPTRAEKTRLKTLRQRLSEIDAAKADSGPTEDMEAEIAEIEAAIAGIEAGIEARGWTPEIKARSGCIVDLDHQGKICVRYGLVKPEESAANADGADDVAGEDDAPATTGRRLSRTQSQRASEIRTTAAAQALADDPHLALAVAVAALQSYRAPARLYAQGWHGIRIERESTDFATCLATAIALDLDGRLAALARLVAASLDLTDAARDNAGKGVAHQDLVIDLLDGDAYRAAMAGAFDPVQWFGQNPASESRLCMEEVAGRVHTIDGKKATLVSVAVVDAAKSGWLPPELRSRHYRAPDAEEQLEAAE; encoded by the coding sequence ATGATCGATTCCCGCCTGAACGCGCCTTTCACCCTGGTGCCGATCGCGAGCCTCGCCTTCGGTCATGAGGCCGCCCCGCCGCTGAACGCCCGGCGGCACGACCGCGACGCCGAAATCGCGGCGCTGGCGGAATCCATCGTGCACCACGGCCTCATCCAGCCGCTCACGGTGACCGTGATCGACGGCCGCACCTATGTCGTCGACGGCAACCGGCGCCTCGCCGCGCTGCGGCGCCTGCAGGGCGAGCAAAGGCTCTATCAGGACGAGGCCGCGCCGTGCGTGCTGCAATCACAGCAGCTGGCCGGCGAGATTTCGCTCGCCGCCAACGTGATGCGGCTGCCGTTGCACCCGGCGGACCAGTACGAGGCCTTTCGCGCGCTGGCGGATGACGGGCAGTCCGAAGCCGACATCGCCGCCCGCTTCGGCCTCGACACCAGGGCGGTCCGCCGCACCCTCGCGCTCGGGCGCCTGCACCCGGTGGTGCTGGATGGATGGCGCGCGGGCAGGATCGATGCCGCGGAGGCCCAGCTTTTCACTTTGGCCCGCGATCAGGGCCATCAGGCGGAGGTGTACGGAAGGCTCGCCGGCAAAGACACCCTTGATCGCTACTATATCCGGCGGGAACTCGGCGTGCTTGATGACTGGGAAGTCAATCAGCAGATGGCATTCGTCGGTGCCGAAGCCTATCGCGCCGCCGGCGGGTACATTGCCGAGGACCTTTTCGGCGATCGGATCGTGATCCACGATCGCCCATTGCTGGCCCGGCTCGCCGAGGAGAAGCTCGGCGCCATCATCGTGTCGCTCGTCGAAGACGGCTGGTCGTGGGCGCATCACAAACGCGATGTGCCCGGCGCCATCTACCGATGGAAACAGATGGACGCCGCGCCCGCCGCGCCCACGCGCGCCGAGAAGACGCGCCTCAAGACGCTGCGGCAGCGCCTGAGCGAGATCGATGCCGCGAAGGCCGATTCCGGGCCCACCGAGGATATGGAGGCCGAAATTGCCGAGATCGAAGCCGCGATCGCCGGCATCGAGGCCGGGATCGAGGCGCGCGGATGGACGCCGGAGATCAAGGCGCGGTCGGGGTGCATCGTCGACCTGGATCACCAGGGCAAGATCTGCGTGAGATACGGCCTGGTGAAGCCGGAGGAATCCGCCGCGAATGCCGACGGCGCCGACGACGTCGCTGGCGAAGACGACGCACCGGCGACCACCGGGCGCCGGCTGTCCCGCACCCAAAGCCAGCGCGCCAGCGAGATCAGGACCACGGCCGCCGCCCAGGCGCTGGCCGACGACCCGCACCTTGCGCTCGCGGTCGCCGTCGCCGCCCTGCAGAGCTATCGCGCGCCCGCGCGGCTTTATGCCCAGGGCTGGCATGGCATCAGGATCGAGCGCGAGAGCACCGACTTCGCGACGTGCCTCGCCACCGCCATCGCCCTCGACCTTGACGGCCGCCTCGCCGCGCTCGCGCGCCTGGTGGCGGCATCGCTCGACCTGACCGACGCCGCCCGAGACAATGCCGGCAAGGGCGTGGCGCACCAGGATCTGGTTATCGATCTCCTCGACGGCGACGCCTACCGCGCCGCCATGGCGGGCGCGTTCGATCCTGTCCAGTGGTTCGGGCAGAATCCAGCCTCGGAATCGCGCCTGTGCATGGAGGAGGTTGCCGGCCGCGTCCACACGATCGACGGCAAGAAGGCCACGCTCGTCTCGGTCGCCGTCGTCGACGCCGCGAAGTCCGGATGGCTCCCGCCCGAACTCCGCTCGCGCCACTACCGCGCCCCTGACGCGGAGGAACAGCTGGAGGCCGCGGAGTGA
- a CDS encoding helix-turn-helix transcriptional regulator translates to MTDAAVITPRALTREQVASYLGLSPSAVSDWQARGLIPGPIPGTRRWDRVAIDRAMDRISGLSNGDEAEDDFSAWRRANGH, encoded by the coding sequence GTGACAGACGCCGCCGTCATCACGCCACGCGCGCTTACCCGCGAGCAGGTGGCATCCTATCTCGGGCTGTCACCCTCGGCGGTCAGCGACTGGCAGGCCCGCGGCCTGATTCCCGGCCCGATCCCCGGGACCCGTCGATGGGATCGCGTTGCTATCGACCGGGCGATGGACCGAATCAGCGGGCTTTCAAACGGCGACGAAGCGGAGGATGATTTTTCCGCTTGGAGACGCGCCAACGGTCATTAG